A single window of Fischerella sp. PCC 9605 DNA harbors:
- the crtA gene encoding cyanoexosortase A, translated as MRTTKLTAVKRLYNQKFWLLAIGAGLVAIHLTLTWKSENSDLLGTSFLYWLAVCFLVFEKHDNLNLESGIVPSFLGLSLIGIALIKSATMTSFGGFLYLLPLVFALGLALIASGFKGLKQYGGELLALFFIALPKLLPTELVNITPFTAKLSAFMLWYTGFEVNRSGLNIYLPNGSVEVASGCSGIELISQMLGLALLFLLMFPQKRKQKIIVPIVAATLGFIVNSARVALMAFIVTKDDMDAFDYWHSGDGSLIFSMIAVLLFGLFCWFLIEHNEPKNKASRSS; from the coding sequence ATGAGAACTACCAAATTAACAGCAGTCAAGCGACTGTATAACCAAAAATTTTGGCTGTTAGCAATAGGAGCAGGTTTAGTTGCAATTCACCTAACTCTCACTTGGAAATCAGAAAATTCTGATCTTTTAGGTACAAGTTTTTTATATTGGCTAGCTGTATGTTTTTTAGTTTTTGAAAAACACGATAATTTAAATCTAGAAAGCGGAATTGTACCAAGTTTTTTAGGTTTATCATTAATTGGGATAGCACTCATAAAAAGTGCAACTATGACCAGTTTTGGAGGATTTTTATACCTCTTACCTCTAGTTTTTGCCCTTGGTCTTGCCTTGATAGCTTCTGGCTTTAAAGGATTGAAGCAGTATGGAGGTGAGTTACTGGCGCTATTTTTTATAGCTTTACCAAAACTATTACCAACTGAGCTAGTTAATATAACACCATTCACTGCCAAGCTATCGGCTTTTATGCTTTGGTATACAGGCTTTGAAGTGAATCGTTCTGGATTGAATATTTATTTACCAAATGGAAGTGTAGAGGTAGCTAGTGGCTGTTCGGGTATAGAACTTATTTCGCAGATGTTGGGATTAGCACTTCTTTTCTTGTTGATGTTTCCGCAAAAACGGAAGCAAAAAATCATTGTACCAATCGTAGCTGCTACATTAGGATTTATTGTCAATTCTGCACGAGTTGCACTCATGGCTTTTATAGTGACAAAAGACGATATGGATGCTTTTGACTACTGGCATAGTGGAGATGGATCTCTTATATTTTCAATGATTGCTGTTCTGCTTTTTGGTTTATTCTGTTGGTTTTTAATTGAACATAATGAACCTAAAAATAAAGCCTCTAGGTCGTCATAA